The DNA region TGCGCATACTTACACTCGGCCTGACCGTCGCGACATTCACCGCCGAAGCACAGACCTGGCCCTCGAAACCGCTGAGGGCGATCGTGCCGATCGCGCCCGGCAGCATGGCCGACATTGCCGCGCGTGTCGTGTTCGAACAGGTGTCGACGCAACTCGGGCAGCCCGTCATCGTCGAGAACCGTCCCGGCGCAGGGCAAACGATCGGTGCAAGCGTCGTTGCCAAGTCGGAACCCGATGGCTACACCCTGCTGGTCAACTCGTCCGCACACGCCATAGCGCCGTCGCTTTATCTGAACCTGAACTACCACCCGGCGCGGGACTTCGCTGCAGTCATCCCACTCGGCATCCTGCCCAATGTCCTGGTCGTCCCGCCAGCCAAAGGGTGGAAGACAGTGGGCGACCTCATCGCCGCAGCCAAGGCGACGCCTGGCGCGATGAATTACGCCTCAGCCGGTGTCGGGACTGCGACTCATCTCAGCGCGGAACGTTTCCGGTCGAGCGCGGGAATCGAGGCCGTGCATATTCCACTCAAGGGCGGGTCGGAAGTCCTCACCGAGGTGATGACCGGACGGGTCGACTTCTTCTTCGGGCCCGTCGGCGTCGTGGCGCCTCGGGTGCGGGAGGGCAAGCTCACTGCGCTCGTGGTGAATGGCGCCCAACGCTCTTCCTTGCTGCCGGACGTGCCGACTACACTGGAGGCTGGCTTCGCCAATGCCGAGTATCCGCTCTGGTTGGGCGTGTTTCTGCCGGCGAAGACGCCGCGCGATATCGTCGAGAAGCTTCACCGCGAGACGCTCAAAGCGCTGCAAGAGCCCAAGGTGAAGAACAAGCTGGCGACACTAGGCATCGATCCGATGGTCATGACCCCGACCGAGTTCGACGCGCATGTCGAGAAGGAGATTGCCGTCAACGCAGCGCTTGTCAATGCGATTGGCTTGAAGCCGCAGTGACAGACGACCAAGCCTGAGGCCGACCGCTCGGTTAGCGGCCAAACCCGATGGGAGCTGTCGCCCGATGCATATAACGAAGAACACATGGCGATTTCATCAACATTCGTTGCCTCGGACGGAGACGGTTACGAGGTACAGATGGGCCGATGGAGCCGTCGTCTCGCGCCCCTGTTCATTGACTTCGCGGGGATTGCGGCAGCGGAGCGCGTCCTGGATGTCGGGTGCGGCACGGGCAATCTGAGTTTCAGCATTGCCCAGAACCCAGCCATCGGCAGCGTGCGTGGCATTGATTTTTCGGCCGCTTACGTCGAGCACGCCAAGCGACGGAATCGCGATGCGCGCGTCGACTTCGAAGTGGGAGACGCTTGTACTCTGCCATTTCCGGACGCCTCGTTTGACCACACCCTCTCGCTGCTGGTCCTGCAATTCATTCCGCAGGCCGATCTCGCAGTGCGCGAGATGCGGCGTGTCACGCGTCCGGGCGGAACTGTCGCCGCCGCGACGTGGGACACACGCGGAGGGCTCGTCTGCGTTCGTCTGATCTTCGATGCGGCAGCCATGCTCGATGGGCACGGAAATGAGTGCAGAGCGAGAGCGTACACCAAGCCCATGAGTCGCCCCGGAGACTTGGCGCGCGCGTGGCGTGAGGCCGGTCTGGTTGATGTCGTGGACGGCATGCTGACGATCCGCATGGATTTCGCATCTTTTGCCGACTTCTGGGCACCCACAGAAGGCAAGGATGGACCGATCGCGGACTACGTCGGCACCCTTGGCATGCAAGCGCGGGAAAAGCTTCGAGACATGGTCAAGCTGGCGTATCTAGATGGAGAGGTCGATGGTCCACGGTCCTACGCCGCAACGGCCTGGGTCGTGAAAGGCAAAGTGCCATAGTTGCTGGAACCCCTGTGGCTTGGGCCGGCACCGAACCTGTTCGGCGTCAGATCCCCATCGTAGTGTTGGCAGGGCCGACCTGCCGCCGACCTCGGAGAAGCCCCTGGGATAAGGGGCCAGGCTCAAGTTTTTCGATCTGTCGGGCGGCCGCTTAACGTCCCTTCGCCGCCGCGATCAGAACCATGCTCGGCGACGGCTCCTGGCCG from Chromatiaceae bacterium includes:
- a CDS encoding tripartite tricarboxylate transporter substrate binding protein, producing the protein MKSMLLMRILTLGLTVATFTAEAQTWPSKPLRAIVPIAPGSMADIAARVVFEQVSTQLGQPVIVENRPGAGQTIGASVVAKSEPDGYTLLVNSSAHAIAPSLYLNLNYHPARDFAAVIPLGILPNVLVVPPAKGWKTVGDLIAAAKATPGAMNYASAGVGTATHLSAERFRSSAGIEAVHIPLKGGSEVLTEVMTGRVDFFFGPVGVVAPRVREGKLTALVVNGAQRSSLLPDVPTTLEAGFANAEYPLWLGVFLPAKTPRDIVEKLHRETLKALQEPKVKNKLATLGIDPMVMTPTEFDAHVEKEIAVNAALVNAIGLKPQ
- a CDS encoding class I SAM-dependent methyltransferase translates to MAISSTFVASDGDGYEVQMGRWSRRLAPLFIDFAGIAAAERVLDVGCGTGNLSFSIAQNPAIGSVRGIDFSAAYVEHAKRRNRDARVDFEVGDACTLPFPDASFDHTLSLLVLQFIPQADLAVREMRRVTRPGGTVAAATWDTRGGLVCVRLIFDAAAMLDGHGNECRARAYTKPMSRPGDLARAWREAGLVDVVDGMLTIRMDFASFADFWAPTEGKDGPIADYVGTLGMQAREKLRDMVKLAYLDGEVDGPRSYAATAWVVKGKVP